From Sulfurovum zhangzhouensis, one genomic window encodes:
- a CDS encoding CvfB family protein, with translation MTSKTQNQHIKIGELNTLKVVRDTDYGLYLQAEDYEEVLLPNVYVMEDEMPLDALIDVFVYTDSEDRPVATTKMPYAKLGEYGYFTVVDYKSYGAFVNWGLPKDLFVPLSQQKEYFNIGKKYILRICLDDQTGRLYGTQKIGQYFNRSMKGLHQNKELEVLVIAKTPLGYKVVADNQYEGMLFDNEIFEEIGVGTRKKAYIKTVRKDGKLDLSLQPIGKKAKVDEGEQKILDLLDAHSEELPFTYKSDAEEIKKVFGMSKKNFKRTLTSLLEQNKIILTEESIVKVKEGD, from the coding sequence ATGACTTCAAAAACACAAAATCAGCATATCAAGATCGGCGAACTGAATACACTGAAGGTAGTACGTGATACAGACTACGGACTCTATTTGCAGGCTGAAGACTATGAAGAGGTTCTGCTTCCCAATGTCTATGTCATGGAAGATGAGATGCCGTTGGATGCACTCATTGATGTATTTGTTTATACAGACAGTGAGGATAGACCAGTAGCGACAACCAAAATGCCTTATGCAAAGCTGGGAGAGTATGGATACTTTACCGTAGTGGATTATAAATCTTATGGAGCTTTTGTTAACTGGGGGTTGCCAAAAGACCTTTTTGTCCCTCTTTCTCAGCAAAAAGAGTATTTCAATATTGGTAAAAAATACATCCTGCGTATCTGTCTGGATGATCAGACAGGGAGACTCTACGGTACACAGAAGATCGGCCAGTACTTTAATAGAAGTATGAAGGGACTGCATCAAAATAAAGAGCTTGAAGTACTGGTGATCGCAAAAACACCGCTGGGCTACAAAGTCGTAGCGGATAACCAGTATGAAGGGATGCTCTTTGATAATGAGATCTTTGAGGAGATTGGGGTAGGTACGCGTAAAAAAGCCTATATCAAAACAGTCCGAAAAGACGGTAAACTTGATCTGAGTCTGCAGCCTATCGGGAAAAAAGCAAAAGTGGATGAGGGAGAGCAAAAAATTCTGGATCTACTGGATGCACACAGTGAGGAATTACCTTTTACATATAAAAGTGATGCTGAGGAGATCAAGAAGGTCTTTGGAATGAGCAAGAAAAACTTCAAACGTACCTTAACTTCACTTTTGGAACAAAATAAGATTATACTCACTGAAGAGAGCATTGTAAAAGTGAAAGAAGGAGATTAA
- a CDS encoding DUF6524 family protein, with the protein MLPGFLTKTAKTKTGKEVTYLQWWVTLLMSLALAIGTWNPSGYHFIHYISNVDNILSGFNPFGILIMLALWLLAIKSIFQSLKLYGAILTVIILSAFIWGLQEYGIINVADFDQAGWAATIGMGLLIWFGLTASIMWKKLTGVYTTDSTDEE; encoded by the coding sequence ATGTTACCAGGCTTTCTTACAAAAACCGCAAAAACCAAAACAGGGAAAGAGGTAACCTACCTACAGTGGTGGGTCACACTGCTCATGTCATTGGCACTTGCGATCGGTACATGGAATCCAAGCGGATACCACTTTATCCACTACATCTCAAATGTAGATAATATCCTATCAGGATTTAACCCATTTGGCATTCTCATCATGTTGGCACTCTGGCTGCTTGCAATCAAGTCAATCTTCCAAAGCCTTAAGCTTTACGGTGCCATCCTTACAGTGATCATCCTCTCTGCATTTATCTGGGGTCTTCAGGAGTATGGTATCATCAATGTAGCTGATTTTGATCAGGCAGGATGGGCAGCAACGATCGGGATGGGTCTACTCATCTGGTTTGGACTTACAGCTTCTATCATGTGGAAAAAACTTACAGGTGTTTATACTACAGATTCTACAGATGAAGAATAA
- a CDS encoding RMD1 family protein: MGIIRTYKFSESFNYKEITQNAIETFRAKVLKDAIIIEKDNGYAFIFTYGIAIFWDIEGEEFILNKLQSTPASCKSSEEFNFKHSNVQSIKIEMDTIFIDKLDELTMLSVSFAIAQSLKLSEFEDAMLESLVETEHIPQELVQYGRVAMKRKEIAQERGRLFLTKSRIYLHFELLDTPEFFWEYPELEGYYLATRKYLEIQPRIEILNRKLNILQEILGILADEQHHKYSSLLEWIIIILIAFEIIIFIFNELL; this comes from the coding sequence ATGGGAATTATACGAACCTATAAGTTCTCTGAGAGTTTTAACTACAAAGAGATCACACAAAATGCTATCGAAACCTTTAGAGCAAAAGTGCTTAAAGATGCCATTATCATAGAAAAAGATAACGGGTATGCTTTTATCTTCACGTATGGGATTGCTATATTTTGGGATATAGAGGGAGAAGAGTTTATCCTAAATAAACTCCAATCCACTCCTGCTTCTTGTAAAAGTTCAGAAGAGTTTAACTTCAAACATTCTAATGTTCAGTCTATCAAGATAGAAATGGATACCATCTTCATAGATAAACTCGATGAGCTTACAATGCTCTCTGTTTCCTTTGCCATAGCACAGTCATTGAAACTTAGTGAATTTGAAGATGCGATGCTTGAAAGTCTTGTTGAGACAGAACATATCCCTCAAGAATTGGTTCAATATGGGCGGGTAGCAATGAAACGAAAAGAGATAGCACAGGAAAGAGGAAGGCTTTTTCTCACAAAATCCCGTATCTATCTGCACTTTGAACTGCTTGATACCCCTGAATTTTTCTGGGAATATCCGGAACTTGAAGGGTATTACCTGGCGACTAGAAAATACCTTGAGATTCAACCGCGTATAGAGATACTCAACCGGAAACTGAATATATTACAAGAGATTTTAGGCATCCTTGCAGATGAACAGCATCACAAATATTCAAGTCTTCTTGAATGGATCATTATCATCCTGATCGCTTTTGAGATCATTATATTCATTTTCAATGAACTGCTCTAA
- the dsbD gene encoding protein-disulfide reductase DsbD — MVNMVKKLLLLSVFFSSLMFGGFQSALKKQKFLSPEEAFQVEAVQQGEQIVTTLTMADKIHIYKETIKFMAKGDKEIVLKPELSKAEELDGEMVYKGVLTIAIPTEKITSQISGDYTFSVEFQGCSDAGLCYSPIIKSYQFKGKELGVWEKIAKLSKEGNASKIVDVLINESSIFVLFLFFIFGLLLSLTPCIFPMIPILSSIIVSQQGAEEKASMGKAFFISFIYVLAMAMTYTIVGLVAGLVGADLQAAMQNPWVLTTFAGVFVALALSLFGYYEIGLPASIQSKLSKASDNAQGKGILGTAIMGALSALIVGPCTAAPISGAVLFISHTGDALLGGAALFVMSMGMGMPLLLVGLGAGKFMPRPGGWMTRVSQSFGVMMLALAIFMLSRILSEGTTMMLWALLFIGTAIYMGVFENKQGEGAMKLLRVLAMVFLLYGASLFIGALSGANSMLRPFEKFTSATVSTSSAAVVTEEKSSHLGYSVARLQAEIAASDKPVVVDFGKDSCTACKELEEITFPDPAVQEQLKHFTFIKVDLTANTDDDKAMLKEYGLFGTPNIIFFDKNNNYLPEKSLTGFVPPEQFAVHLKETI, encoded by the coding sequence ATGGTAAATATGGTCAAAAAGTTACTCCTATTGAGTGTGTTTTTTAGTTCTTTGATGTTCGGGGGTTTTCAATCGGCACTCAAAAAACAGAAGTTTTTGTCTCCTGAAGAGGCATTTCAAGTTGAAGCAGTACAACAGGGTGAGCAGATTGTAACGACACTTACAATGGCTGATAAGATACATATCTATAAAGAGACAATAAAGTTCATGGCCAAAGGCGATAAGGAGATCGTACTTAAACCTGAACTGTCTAAAGCTGAGGAATTGGATGGAGAGATGGTCTATAAAGGTGTACTCACCATTGCTATTCCAACAGAAAAGATCACTTCACAGATTTCTGGAGATTATACCTTTAGTGTAGAGTTCCAGGGATGTTCTGATGCAGGGCTGTGTTATTCTCCTATCATAAAAAGCTATCAATTTAAAGGTAAAGAACTTGGTGTGTGGGAGAAAATTGCAAAACTCTCTAAAGAGGGTAATGCATCAAAAATCGTAGATGTCCTGATCAACGAGAGTTCTATCTTTGTGCTCTTTTTATTTTTTATCTTTGGACTTCTTCTCTCTCTTACGCCGTGTATTTTCCCTATGATACCTATCCTCTCTTCGATCATTGTATCACAACAGGGAGCCGAGGAGAAAGCAAGTATGGGTAAAGCTTTCTTTATTTCATTCATCTATGTGCTTGCGATGGCAATGACCTATACGATCGTAGGGCTTGTAGCAGGACTTGTGGGTGCAGACCTGCAGGCTGCAATGCAAAACCCTTGGGTATTGACGACTTTTGCAGGTGTATTTGTCGCATTGGCACTTTCACTCTTTGGATATTATGAGATCGGACTGCCTGCCTCTATCCAGTCTAAATTAAGTAAAGCAAGTGACAATGCACAGGGTAAAGGTATTTTAGGAACAGCGATCATGGGTGCGCTTTCTGCATTGATCGTTGGCCCATGTACAGCCGCACCGATCTCTGGTGCCGTACTTTTCATCTCACATACAGGTGATGCTCTACTTGGTGGAGCTGCGCTCTTTGTGATGAGCATGGGTATGGGTATGCCTCTATTGCTTGTAGGACTGGGTGCCGGTAAGTTTATGCCGCGTCCTGGCGGATGGATGACCAGGGTTTCACAGAGCTTTGGTGTGATGATGCTTGCACTGGCGATCTTTATGCTTTCTCGTATTTTGTCTGAGGGTACGACGATGATGCTGTGGGCACTGCTCTTTATCGGTACGGCTATCTACATGGGGGTTTTTGAGAACAAACAAGGTGAAGGTGCTATGAAGCTCTTGAGAGTTCTTGCTATGGTATTCCTGCTTTATGGTGCTTCTCTTTTCATTGGAGCACTTAGCGGTGCAAACTCGATGTTAAGACCTTTTGAGAAATTTACATCGGCTACAGTATCCACATCTTCAGCTGCCGTAGTTACAGAAGAGAAGAGTTCACATCTTGGCTATAGTGTTGCAAGATTACAAGCTGAAATAGCTGCATCTGATAAGCCGGTTGTGGTTGATTTTGGAAAAGACTCATGTACGGCATGTAAAGAACTTGAAGAGATTACATTCCCTGATCCGGCAGTACAGGAGCAGCTTAAGCATTTTACTTTCATCAAGGTTGACTTGACTGCTAATACCGATGATGATAAAGCTATGCTCAAAGAGTATGGGTTATTCGGTACACCGAATATCATCTTTTTTGATAAGAACAACAATTACCTGCCGGAAAAAAGTTTGACAGGGTTTGTTCCGCCTGAGCAATTTGCAGTGCATTTAAAAGAGACAATATAA
- a CDS encoding thioredoxin domain-containing protein, with amino-acid sequence MANHLENEYSPYLQQHAKNPVDWYPWGEEAFQKAEKENKPIFLSIGYSSCHWCHVMERESFEDEATAKILNTYFISIKVDREERPDIDKHFQEVYQLMNGRPGGWPTSIFLTQDLKPFYSATYIPDEPKYGMMSFSSLLEVIAEKYQKEKNLLTEKANEILGFISSRKDKIQATRLDESITARFIDQAKQLFDHKDGGFNKSPKFPQTSLLKLLLDLHRITGDEEALNMAKHSLVSMAKGGLRDLVDGGFCRYSTDDKWLVPHFEKMTYDNALLSELYLKAYHTIGEAFYKRVAFETLDFMLEKMSENALFYSASDADTEGEEGKYFVYTYDKAIKSFTKAGIPEKVHDALATALHITKEGNFEGKNIIHVDEPVHIDIPYYTEAIAALKKRRDEKHVYPFVDKKILVSWNAMMIKALFQAGRVEPRYLEHAKISLDTLLENMYIHSQLFHSTLIGKEPKIHAFLEDYAYLADALIEAYESTLDEMYLMTATKLANNAIEKYYNNGLWKFSRGEFETSADIYDSSYPSALAVMLNVLHSLSSLVDTVYKKFVFKSLEIHSYDIMRQPISSPLMSSMVVRYLKDDIIIKAKENMLLENCSSLDSIIYPFTYLKNDTNEGFMICNSSSCFGHEKNFNGLVEYLNQR; translated from the coding sequence ATGGCAAATCATCTCGAAAATGAATACTCTCCTTACCTGCAACAACATGCCAAGAACCCCGTAGATTGGTATCCTTGGGGAGAGGAAGCTTTTCAAAAAGCAGAGAAAGAAAATAAACCGATTTTTCTTTCCATCGGGTATAGTTCCTGTCATTGGTGTCACGTAATGGAGAGAGAGTCATTTGAAGATGAAGCTACAGCCAAGATACTCAATACATACTTCATCTCTATCAAAGTGGATAGAGAGGAACGTCCTGATATCGACAAACATTTCCAAGAAGTTTATCAACTCATGAACGGACGTCCAGGAGGATGGCCCACCTCGATCTTCCTTACACAGGACCTTAAACCTTTCTACTCTGCAACCTATATACCTGATGAACCGAAATATGGGATGATGAGCTTCAGTTCACTTCTGGAAGTCATCGCCGAAAAATATCAAAAAGAAAAGAATCTACTTACAGAAAAAGCCAATGAGATACTTGGATTCATAAGCTCACGCAAAGATAAGATTCAAGCTACACGTTTAGATGAGAGTATCACTGCTCGTTTTATCGATCAGGCAAAACAACTCTTTGACCATAAAGATGGAGGATTCAATAAATCACCGAAGTTTCCGCAAACTTCACTGCTTAAACTTTTACTTGACCTGCACCGTATCACCGGAGATGAAGAAGCGCTGAATATGGCTAAACATTCATTGGTCTCAATGGCTAAAGGTGGTCTTAGAGATCTTGTAGACGGTGGATTTTGCCGATATAGTACTGATGATAAATGGTTGGTACCGCATTTTGAGAAGATGACCTATGATAATGCCCTGCTTAGTGAGCTCTATCTCAAAGCCTACCATACAATCGGTGAAGCGTTTTACAAAAGAGTAGCCTTTGAAACCTTGGATTTTATGCTCGAAAAAATGAGTGAAAATGCCCTGTTTTACTCAGCGAGTGATGCCGATACCGAAGGTGAAGAGGGCAAATATTTTGTCTACACTTATGATAAAGCCATCAAATCTTTTACAAAAGCAGGTATCCCGGAAAAAGTACATGATGCACTTGCAACTGCACTGCATATTACAAAAGAGGGTAACTTCGAAGGCAAAAACATTATCCACGTGGATGAGCCGGTCCATATCGATATTCCATACTATACTGAAGCGATTGCAGCGCTTAAAAAACGTAGAGATGAAAAGCATGTATATCCGTTTGTCGATAAAAAGATTCTGGTTTCATGGAATGCCATGATGATCAAAGCCCTCTTTCAAGCCGGACGTGTTGAACCACGATACTTGGAACATGCAAAAATATCCCTAGACACACTGTTAGAGAATATGTATATCCACTCTCAGCTCTTTCACTCTACATTGATAGGGAAAGAACCAAAGATCCATGCATTCTTAGAAGACTATGCTTACCTGGCAGATGCACTGATCGAGGCTTATGAAAGCACGCTTGATGAAATGTATCTTATGACTGCCACAAAGCTTGCAAACAATGCTATCGAGAAGTACTACAACAACGGATTGTGGAAATTCTCACGTGGAGAGTTTGAAACAAGTGCAGATATTTATGACAGTTCTTATCCTTCTGCTCTGGCTGTCATGCTCAACGTGCTGCACTCACTCTCTTCTCTTGTAGACACTGTCTACAAGAAATTTGTTTTCAAGTCACTGGAGATACACTCCTATGATATTATGCGTCAGCCTATCTCTTCTCCTCTCATGAGTTCAATGGTAGTACGCTACCTCAAAGATGACATCATCATAAAAGCTAAAGAAAATATGCTTCTGGAAAACTGTTCTAGTCTGGATAGTATTATCTATCCTTTCACCTATTTGAAAAACGATACGAATGAAGGATTTATGATTTGTAATTCCAGCAGCTGTTTTGGACATGAGAAAAACTTCAATGGTTTAGTAGAATATTTAAATCAGAGATAG
- a CDS encoding YgaP family membrane protein, translated as MKCNIGKIDRIIRIVLGVVLLGAGLMKGWIIADILGVALLLTAAIGWCPPYALLGIDTGCKVGEDQPKED; from the coding sequence ATGAAATGCAATATAGGAAAAATTGACCGGATAATTAGAATAGTATTGGGAGTTGTATTACTTGGAGCAGGATTAATGAAGGGTTGGATTATCGCTGATATCCTTGGTGTTGCTTTACTTCTCACTGCCGCAATTGGATGGTGTCCTCCCTATGCACTGCTTGGTATTGATACAGGCTGTAAAGTTGGAGAAGATCAGCCAAAAGAAGACTAA
- a CDS encoding DUF1538 domain-containing protein, with amino-acid sequence MIKESLKIFGGDLKNSFKDLVPIILVVAFFQIVIISTIPENLLSIVIGLTIVAVGLALFIRGLELGIFPIGENLATDFAKKGSVFWLLLFAFTIGFSTTVAEPALIAIADKAASISAGKVDAFFLRMTVALSVGFAIALGTLRILLGHPIHYYIITGYVLVVAVTFFAPPEIIGLAYDSGGVTTSTVTVPLVAALGIGLASSIKGRNPVIDGFGLIAFASLTPMIFVQVYGIIVYAMAEAAPAAVVSIKTMAEGTQATAVAYQFSLIETLLDLVGVIKDVAPILAVIFFFQYIIIKKPVVYLHKIITGIIMVILGLYAFIVGLEMGLFPIGETIAFQLTAMKNNLLIYLFAFLIGFSTTMAEPSLLAIAIKAEEISSGSIKQMVLRIAVAIGVAVGIALGAYRIVVGDPIHYYIIVGYIFVIIMTQFAPRYIIPIAYDSGGVTTSTVTVPLVAALGLGLAENIEGRNPLIDGFGLIAFASLFPMITVMGYGIIAHYIQPKAEGEKV; translated from the coding sequence ATGATAAAAGAAAGTTTGAAAATATTCGGCGGAGATCTGAAAAACTCATTTAAAGATCTCGTGCCCATCATTCTTGTTGTTGCTTTTTTCCAGATAGTAATCATTAGTACAATACCTGAAAACCTATTATCTATTGTTATCGGATTGACGATTGTGGCAGTAGGATTAGCGCTTTTCATACGGGGATTGGAACTGGGGATCTTCCCTATAGGTGAAAATCTTGCTACTGATTTTGCAAAAAAAGGTTCTGTCTTCTGGCTGCTTTTATTCGCTTTTACGATCGGTTTTTCAACCACTGTTGCAGAACCTGCCCTTATTGCCATAGCAGATAAGGCTGCTTCTATCAGTGCAGGAAAAGTTGATGCTTTTTTTCTGCGTATGACCGTTGCACTTTCTGTAGGATTTGCCATTGCTCTGGGGACACTTCGCATATTGCTAGGGCATCCGATTCATTACTATATCATCACCGGGTATGTTCTTGTTGTTGCGGTTACTTTTTTTGCACCTCCGGAGATTATCGGACTTGCTTATGACAGTGGAGGTGTAACAACTTCTACGGTGACAGTTCCATTGGTAGCCGCACTGGGGATTGGTCTTGCTTCAAGTATCAAAGGTCGTAATCCTGTGATAGATGGGTTTGGTCTTATCGCCTTTGCATCATTGACTCCTATGATATTTGTACAGGTTTATGGGATCATTGTTTACGCAATGGCTGAGGCTGCGCCTGCAGCTGTAGTAAGCATAAAAACTATGGCAGAGGGAACTCAGGCTACAGCAGTGGCTTATCAGTTTAGCCTTATAGAAACGCTTCTAGACTTGGTAGGAGTCATTAAGGATGTTGCCCCTATACTGGCTGTGATCTTTTTCTTTCAGTATATAATTATCAAGAAACCGGTGGTATATTTGCATAAGATTATTACCGGGATCATCATGGTGATCTTGGGGCTTTATGCTTTTATTGTTGGATTGGAGATGGGTCTTTTCCCTATTGGAGAGACTATTGCATTCCAATTGACTGCTATGAAAAATAATTTGCTGATCTATCTTTTTGCTTTTTTGATTGGTTTTTCTACAACTATGGCTGAACCTTCATTGTTAGCCATTGCCATCAAAGCCGAAGAGATCAGCAGCGGAAGTATCAAACAGATGGTTTTACGTATTGCGGTTGCTATAGGGGTAGCAGTTGGTATTGCACTGGGTGCATACCGTATCGTCGTAGGAGATCCTATCCATTACTATATTATTGTTGGATACATTTTTGTGATTATAATGACACAGTTTGCCCCACGTTATATCATTCCTATTGCCTATGACAGTGGAGGGGTTACAACTTCTACAGTAACCGTACCGCTTGTTGCGGCACTAGGTCTGGGATTGGCTGAAAATATAGAAGGAAGAAATCCGCTTATTGATGGGTTCGGACTGATTGCATTTGCATCACTCTTCCCGATGATCACAGTGATGGGTTATGGTATCATAGCACATTACATACAACCTAAAGCAGAAGGAGAAAAAGTATGA
- a CDS encoding transcriptional regulator produces MKFSALITVIQDKDEERAIEVAKDSGAGSVTILHGKNIGLKEKKVFFGLTLEENVSVLLFVLPRKLTMKVMRALREEFDLDNPDNSGMAFTLPLTHVAGLDTDELHQFEDNIKTMLGGIQC; encoded by the coding sequence ATGAAATTCAGCGCGTTGATTACGGTCATTCAAGACAAAGATGAAGAAAGAGCAATCGAAGTGGCCAAAGATTCAGGCGCAGGCTCTGTGACGATCCTGCATGGGAAGAACATAGGCCTCAAAGAAAAAAAGGTTTTCTTTGGCCTCACGCTTGAGGAGAATGTCTCCGTCCTGCTCTTTGTCCTTCCTAGAAAACTCACCATGAAAGTAATGCGTGCATTAAGAGAAGAGTTCGATCTGGATAACCCGGATAACTCAGGGATGGCATTCACACTGCCGCTTACCCATGTTGCCGGTCTGGATACAGATGAGTTACACCAATTTGAAGACAACATAAAAACTATGTTAGGAGGAATTCAATGTTAA
- a CDS encoding CBS domain-containing protein, with protein sequence MLTKDIMTPAENLIKISPMATVREALRMMKEHKVRSVIVEKTSPHGAYGLVTFKNILQSIVAEDGDIDLLNVYDIAATPAFAVSSQLDVKYAARMMVQHSIKRMLVTDNNELLGIITMTDIISILMNSVE encoded by the coding sequence ATGTTAACCAAAGATATCATGACACCCGCAGAAAATTTGATCAAGATCTCACCTATGGCAACAGTGAGAGAAGCTCTAAGGATGATGAAAGAACACAAGGTACGTTCTGTAATCGTAGAGAAAACATCACCACACGGTGCATACGGTCTTGTCACATTTAAAAATATTCTCCAGAGTATTGTCGCTGAAGATGGTGATATCGATCTACTTAATGTCTATGATATTGCTGCAACCCCAGCATTTGCAGTCTCATCACAGCTTGATGTCAAATATGCTGCCAGAATGATGGTACAGCATTCCATCAAACGTATGCTTGTTACAGACAATAATGAACTGCTTGGTATTATAACAATGACAGATATCATCAGTATCTTGATGAATAGCGTAGAGTAA
- a CDS encoding sensor histidine kinase, with the protein MIISKERDIVLTSYERSSLVRFLALYLGSVFVLLAIIGYLFFENNRSSMLNAIKFEMMYQGRMLSSEIVMKAMKTTENMVESDIVEYLEKLDLCRFDVGYYDSDREPIYTQIENFKQFGKAFFIEGHSCFAIVEDYSEHLGVRYIVLRESELTKNLQALRIRIISYLVLSFILMGIVGYFLGRLFLQPVREQIESLDRFISDTTHELNTPISAILMTIQSLKNVEEKKLARLRASAQRLSMMYSSLTYRLEGIEEPDDFVDLEIVVNERIEMMKELIEAKRLKMKTDIEPFRMMISKRSAERLIDNLLSNAIKYSDVGDSIMVSLKDRVLKVQDTGIGMPHHVQADIFKRYERANKERGGFGIGLNIVLDICRRYGIRIDLISKEGEGSTFILTFPRDRSDFTLRYSSRY; encoded by the coding sequence TTGATAATATCAAAGGAGAGGGATATCGTTTTAACATCGTATGAGCGTAGCTCTCTCGTTCGCTTTTTGGCACTTTATTTAGGATCAGTATTTGTTCTGCTTGCGATTATTGGTTATCTATTTTTTGAAAATAACCGTTCATCGATGCTTAATGCAATAAAGTTTGAGATGATGTATCAAGGACGTATGCTCTCTTCAGAGATCGTAATGAAAGCGATGAAAACGACAGAGAATATGGTTGAATCGGATATCGTTGAATATCTAGAGAAGCTTGACTTGTGCCGCTTTGATGTAGGATACTATGACAGCGATCGTGAACCTATCTATACACAAATTGAAAATTTTAAACAATTTGGTAAAGCATTTTTTATTGAGGGGCATAGTTGCTTTGCTATTGTGGAGGACTACAGTGAGCATCTTGGTGTACGGTATATCGTTCTGAGAGAAAGTGAATTGACCAAAAACCTGCAAGCACTACGTATACGTATAATCTCCTACCTGGTATTATCCTTTATTCTTATGGGTATAGTTGGGTATTTCCTGGGAAGGCTTTTTTTACAGCCTGTACGTGAGCAGATCGAATCTCTTGACCGTTTTATCTCTGATACAACGCATGAACTCAATACGCCTATCTCTGCAATCTTAATGACGATACAGTCTCTTAAAAATGTAGAGGAGAAAAAGTTAGCAAGGCTCAGAGCCAGTGCACAAAGACTAAGTATGATGTACAGCTCTTTAACCTATAGGTTAGAGGGTATAGAGGAGCCGGATGATTTTGTTGATTTAGAAATAGTAGTGAATGAACGTATCGAAATGATGAAAGAACTTATCGAGGCAAAACGATTAAAAATGAAAACAGATATAGAGCCTTTTAGAATGATGATATCTAAACGTTCAGCTGAAAGATTGATCGATAATTTACTCTCTAATGCGATTAAATATTCTGATGTGGGTGATAGCATTATGGTTTCACTCAAAGATAGAGTACTCAAGGTACAGGATACAGGGATCGGTATGCCTCATCATGTACAAGCAGATATCTTCAAGCGTTATGAAAGAGCCAATAAGGAGCGGGGAGGATTTGGTATTGGTTTGAATATTGTTCTAGATATCTGCAGAAGATACGGAATTAGGATAGACCTTATATCCAAAGAAGGAGAAGGGAGTACCTTCATCCTTACTTTTCCAAGGGATAGAAGTGACTTTACTCTACGCTATTCATCAAGATACTGA
- a CDS encoding response regulator transcription factor, protein MKILLLEDDVILQEIIEEFLVEKGYGVESFYDGEKALDAIGEGRYDLLLLDVNVPNIDGFEILAYLRDIGNTTPTIYITSLAGVEDLKKGFSLGADDYLKKPFELEELDARITHIIKLYRLQDEIEFDGIKFIPKAHQVIIGDEIIEMRQKEAQVLEYFIRNSGKIISCDEIIENVWDEEHIPTHATIRTYIKNLRKLLSRSKEYFDNIKGEGYRFNIV, encoded by the coding sequence ATGAAAATACTGTTGCTTGAAGATGATGTCATACTCCAAGAGATTATAGAAGAGTTTTTAGTTGAAAAGGGATATGGCGTTGAAAGTTTTTATGATGGTGAGAAAGCACTTGATGCGATAGGGGAAGGCAGATATGATCTTTTATTGCTTGATGTCAATGTACCGAACATAGACGGATTTGAGATACTTGCCTACCTCAGAGATATAGGTAATACCACACCGACGATCTATATTACTTCACTTGCCGGTGTAGAAGATCTTAAAAAAGGATTTTCGTTGGGGGCGGATGATTACCTCAAAAAGCCTTTTGAATTGGAGGAACTTGATGCGCGTATTACACATATCATCAAACTCTACCGTCTGCAGGATGAGATAGAGTTTGATGGAATAAAATTTATTCCTAAAGCTCATCAGGTGATCATAGGTGATGAAATTATAGAGATGAGACAGAAAGAAGCACAGGTTTTAGAATATTTTATTAGAAACAGCGGTAAGATTATTTCCTGTGATGAGATCATAGAGAATGTGTGGGATGAGGAACATATTCCTACGCATGCTACGATCCGTACCTATATAAAAAACTTGCGTAAGCTTTTGAGTCGCAGTAAAGAGTATTTTGATAATATCAAAGGAGAGGGATATCGTTTTAACATCGTATGA
- a CDS encoding DUF6726 family protein, translating to MIYITLLFLSGCTQVVTAPVYVAGAAVSTTIDVAGATVDAVSDDEDEKN from the coding sequence ATGATATATATAACTCTTTTATTTTTATCGGGATGTACCCAGGTAGTAACTGCACCAGTCTATGTTGCAGGTGCAGCTGTCAGCACAACAATTGATGTAGCAGGTGCCACAGTCGATGCCGTTTCAGATGATGAGGATGAAAAAAACTAA